A single region of the Biomaibacter acetigenes genome encodes:
- the hutH gene encoding histidine ammonia-lyase, translating into MIVNGENLTIQDIVKVAVMGEKVQLSPESIQKIQKSREYVEQIIQKDDIVYGVTTGFGKFCNVVISPEDTRKLQLNLIRSHSVGIGEYFPEEVVRAMMLLRINALAKGYSGIRLSTLQTLLDMLNKGVIPRVPSQGSLGASGDLVPLAHMVLVMIGEGEAVYKGEVLPGEKVMEIAGIKPISLEAKEGLALINGTQAMSAVGSLALAKAVNLSKTADICGALNLEALNGIIDAFDEKVQAVRPHSGQKLCAANIKKLLEGSEFITRQGEFKVQDAYVLRCMPQVHGAVKDALSHVKNVIEIEINSATDNPLIFPDDGRVISGGNFHGEPVAINMDYMGIAVSELASISERRIERLVNPNLNEGLPAFLTGNGGLNSGLMISQYTAASLVSENKVLAHPASVDSIPSSANQEDHVSMGTIAARKAMKIVENTQNVLAIELLCATQAIDLRRAKMGRSTKLGKGTQIVYELVRKQVPQIEEDRVLSEDVKTLAKLVDSGQLARAVEEWIGELR; encoded by the coding sequence AGAAAACTTAACTATTCAAGATATAGTAAAAGTTGCGGTAATGGGAGAAAAGGTACAACTTTCACCCGAATCCATACAAAAGATCCAAAAATCCAGGGAGTATGTGGAGCAAATCATACAAAAAGACGATATAGTTTACGGTGTGACAACAGGATTTGGGAAATTCTGTAATGTGGTCATATCTCCGGAAGATACCAGAAAGCTCCAGCTAAATCTTATTAGGAGCCATTCCGTAGGAATCGGTGAGTATTTCCCTGAAGAAGTGGTGAGGGCTATGATGCTTTTAAGGATAAATGCTCTTGCCAAAGGGTATTCGGGTATAAGGCTTTCTACATTGCAAACTTTGCTGGATATGCTAAATAAAGGGGTAATACCCCGGGTGCCAAGTCAGGGGTCACTGGGAGCCAGTGGCGACCTTGTTCCTTTGGCACATATGGTTCTTGTAATGATCGGTGAAGGTGAAGCAGTGTATAAAGGAGAAGTCTTGCCCGGGGAAAAGGTGATGGAAATAGCAGGAATAAAGCCCATATCTCTGGAAGCTAAGGAAGGCCTTGCCCTCATCAACGGCACTCAGGCTATGTCGGCAGTGGGGAGTTTGGCCCTGGCTAAAGCTGTCAATCTTTCCAAAACTGCCGATATTTGTGGGGCTTTGAATCTTGAGGCTTTAAACGGCATCATAGACGCATTTGATGAAAAGGTACAGGCGGTAAGGCCACATTCCGGACAAAAGTTATGCGCCGCCAACATAAAAAAGTTGCTGGAAGGCAGTGAATTTATTACCAGACAGGGTGAGTTTAAAGTCCAGGATGCTTATGTTTTGCGCTGCATGCCCCAGGTCCATGGAGCAGTGAAAGATGCCCTCTCCCATGTGAAAAATGTTATAGAAATTGAAATAAATTCCGCCACTGATAATCCCCTTATTTTCCCCGATGATGGCAGAGTAATTTCCGGCGGAAATTTCCATGGAGAACCTGTGGCCATAAATATGGATTATATGGGTATAGCCGTTTCAGAACTAGCCAGTATATCCGAGCGTCGCATAGAGCGTCTGGTGAATCCCAACTTAAATGAAGGCTTGCCCGCTTTTTTGACCGGAAACGGCGGCCTAAACTCAGGCCTCATGATCAGCCAGTACACCGCAGCATCGTTGGTATCGGAAAATAAGGTTTTAGCACACCCGGCCAGCGTTGATTCCATCCCTTCCTCGGCAAACCAGGAAGACCATGTTAGCATGGGTACTATAGCGGCAAGAAAGGCCATGAAGATAGTGGAGAACACCCAAAATGTGCTGGCCATCGAGCTTTTATGTGCAACACAGGCTATAGATTTGAGAAGAGCAAAGATGGGTCGCTCTACAAAACTTGGCAAAGGGACCCAGATCGTATATGAATTGGTGAGAAAACAAGTGCCCCAAATAGAAGAAGACAGAGTATTGAGTGAGGATGTTAAAACCCTGGCAAAGTTGGTAGATAGTGGGCAATTGGCTAGAGCCGTAGAAGAATGGATAGGTGAATTGAGATAA